In Nostoc sp. UHCC 0926, a single genomic region encodes these proteins:
- the ovoA gene encoding 5-histidylcysteine sulfoxide synthase: MPLVSTINKLTSTQVPTLNDCSSQSLLNYFQNSWELEETLMKSLVREETFYFNPDPLRNRLIFYLGHSAVFFINKLIRVGLIKARINSQYETLFEIGVNPETPIELDAAMKGVSWPDVEKVWQYRDKAREAITKVIQNTSLDLPIHQQHPFWALLMGIEHSRIHFETFSMLVRQLPTNCLKRPQGWNYAPSKGNIPNNEMRRVPGGVVKLGKPKDDLTFGWDSEYGDRTVEVKPFLASQYLITNGEYLKFVQAGGYNNPDYWNAESWDWKQLYNVQHPKFWIPLQDGYRYRATFDEIDLPLDWPVEVNYYEAIAFCRYQGSEIRLMSEAEWNQALLTCKDNHLSTNSNLNLQFISPSPVGMFKPANSACGLYDLRGNVWEWLGDTFNALPGFEPHPLYEDQAAPFFDGKHQMMLGGSWATNGAMALPTYRNWFRPYFYQHAGFRIAQDLKGDY, translated from the coding sequence ATGCCTTTAGTTTCAACGATAAATAAACTGACATCGACTCAAGTCCCCACACTGAATGATTGCAGTTCACAAAGCCTGCTCAACTACTTTCAAAATTCTTGGGAGCTTGAAGAAACACTCATGAAAAGTTTGGTCAGGGAAGAAACTTTTTATTTTAACCCTGATCCTTTAAGAAACCGTCTAATTTTTTATCTTGGTCACTCAGCTGTTTTTTTCATCAACAAGTTAATTAGAGTTGGTTTAATCAAAGCTCGAATTAATTCCCAATACGAAACCCTATTTGAAATCGGAGTTAATCCAGAAACACCGATAGAACTCGACGCAGCGATGAAAGGAGTTAGCTGGCCTGATGTAGAAAAAGTTTGGCAATATCGGGACAAGGCACGAGAAGCTATTACAAAGGTGATTCAAAATACTTCTCTGGATCTCCCGATTCATCAACAGCATCCCTTCTGGGCTTTGCTGATGGGAATAGAACATAGTCGCATTCACTTTGAAACCTTTTCGATGCTGGTGCGTCAATTGCCTACTAATTGCCTAAAACGTCCCCAAGGCTGGAATTATGCACCTAGCAAGGGGAATATTCCCAACAATGAAATGCGCCGGGTTCCGGGTGGTGTGGTGAAACTAGGAAAACCCAAGGATGATCTTACATTCGGTTGGGATAGCGAATATGGCGATCGCACTGTTGAAGTAAAACCGTTTTTAGCTAGTCAATATCTAATCACTAACGGAGAATATCTGAAATTTGTTCAAGCTGGTGGTTACAACAATCCAGACTACTGGAATGCTGAATCTTGGGATTGGAAGCAACTCTACAATGTCCAACATCCCAAATTCTGGATACCCTTGCAGGATGGCTACCGCTATCGAGCCACATTCGACGAAATAGACTTACCCCTAGACTGGCCTGTGGAAGTCAATTACTACGAAGCGATCGCATTTTGTCGTTATCAAGGCTCAGAAATCCGCTTGATGAGTGAAGCCGAATGGAATCAAGCTTTACTTACCTGTAAGGATAACCACTTATCAACTAACTCTAATCTCAACTTACAATTCATTTCCCCCAGCCCAGTGGGAATGTTCAAACCAGCTAATAGCGCTTGTGGGCTTTATGATCTCAGAGGAAATGTCTGGGAATGGCTGGGGGACACTTTCAACGCCCTACCAGGATTTGAACCTCATCCGCTTTACGAAGATCAAGCAGCACCCTTTTTTGATGGCAAACATCAGATGATGCTCGGCGGTTCTTGGGCTACTAATGGTGCAATGGCATTACCAACCTATCGCAACTGGTTTCGTCCCTACTTTTATCAACACGCTGGTTTTAGAATTGCTCAAGATTTAAAAGGAGATTATTGA